In Synechococcus sp. CB0101, a genomic segment contains:
- a CDS encoding recombinase family protein, translated as MTARSVGYARCSTAHQTTDAQVAALKAAGCAVVFQETISTRTAEKDRPQLQAALNALVDGDELVVAKLDRLGRDQRSVINRLHDLQERGIHIRTLDNLVNTKALGKFAPVLIGLLTGLAEVERSLIRERTLESVQHRREAGGKLGGRPKTNQAKERLVLRLRDEGCSYRSIREQTGLALSTIRRIISEAQ; from the coding sequence GTGACCGCCAGAAGCGTTGGTTACGCCCGCTGCTCAACCGCCCACCAGACCACCGATGCCCAGGTCGCTGCCCTGAAAGCGGCAGGGTGCGCCGTGGTCTTCCAGGAGACCATCAGCACCAGAACGGCGGAGAAGGATCGCCCCCAACTCCAGGCGGCGCTCAATGCCCTGGTGGATGGCGACGAACTGGTGGTGGCGAAGTTGGATCGCCTCGGCAGGGATCAGCGGAGCGTCATCAACCGACTCCACGACCTCCAGGAGCGTGGGATTCACATTCGGACTCTGGACAACCTTGTCAATACGAAGGCACTGGGCAAGTTCGCACCTGTTCTGATCGGACTCTTGACAGGTCTGGCGGAGGTGGAGCGGTCACTGATCCGTGAGAGGACTCTTGAAAGCGTTCAGCACAGGCGGGAAGCGGGTGGGAAACTTGGCGGCAGACCCAAGACCAACCAGGCAAAGGAGCGCCTTGTGTTGCGGTTGAGGGATGAGGGGTGCTCCTACCGCTCCATCAGAGAACAGACGGGTCTGGCGCTTTCCACGATTCGGCGAATCATCAGTGAGGCACAGTGA
- a CDS encoding acyltransferase family protein: protein MATVSAPSITNKTSPNKSKYRPEIDGLRAFAVVAVIINHFNKNLLPSGYLGVDIFFVISGYVITSSLAGRESKNFLDFLTGFYVRRIKRLVPALVVFVLITSVLICLFNPDPTLALITGGTSLVGLSNLYLLNQSTDYFAQSTELNPFTNTWSLGVEEQFYLLFPFLIWFSGFGRQKDKGARNLFLLVGSLTIASLISFIYLYQINQPAAYFLMPPRFWEMAAGCLIFIGFQRRARVEQALEQVPPLLVMLAMVGVMFLPIGAAVPATISIVLLSAVLIACLKKGTMTYHFFTLEKVVYVGLISYSLYLWHWSVLSISRWTLGIHWWSVFLQVPAMFFIAYLSHKYIESPLRKTRHIQSIQTAIGAALLTTSVNASIIFLLNHKSANVFQFANPQVRLIEKRLDNGKVYRSLILKDSDSWQKWGQAAGIKKTKGCHKSDLIRESDLSKCLGIDKSDGFKSRIYVIGDSHASAYAPGLTNAFPDAAVRTYTVGWGCAYLPRSTAAHISRIKNFNCNDYIANIDTFVSNDIRPKDMVVLSMDWRDGAGKKNSPGLGNAVASLAERIVSQGAYFILLDDVPALGDPLLCQKTWYRPSPLSSCVKTIREVATDQSSLDAIGRMITSASQTNTKYINLRQEFCDKRGICSIYLDGVQIFRDDGHITENAAVRYASKVLKSELASLMR, encoded by the coding sequence ATGGCGACAGTATCAGCACCATCCATTACCAATAAAACTTCACCAAACAAGAGCAAATACCGCCCCGAGATTGATGGTCTGAGGGCATTTGCGGTGGTTGCTGTCATCATCAATCACTTCAACAAGAACCTGCTGCCCAGCGGATATTTGGGCGTTGATATTTTCTTCGTGATTTCGGGATATGTGATCACTTCGTCGCTGGCGGGCAGGGAGTCCAAGAACTTCCTGGATTTCCTTACTGGGTTTTATGTGCGACGGATCAAGCGCCTGGTGCCTGCACTGGTGGTCTTCGTCCTGATCACCAGTGTTTTGATATGCCTTTTCAATCCTGATCCCACGCTTGCCCTGATAACAGGTGGCACCTCGCTCGTTGGTTTGTCAAATCTCTATCTACTCAATCAATCAACCGACTACTTCGCCCAATCAACGGAACTGAACCCCTTCACGAACACTTGGTCACTTGGGGTGGAAGAGCAGTTTTACCTACTGTTCCCATTCCTGATCTGGTTCTCAGGGTTCGGGCGGCAGAAGGACAAAGGAGCACGAAATCTATTTCTATTAGTTGGATCGCTGACGATTGCTTCACTAATCAGTTTCATTTACCTGTATCAGATCAATCAACCTGCTGCCTACTTCCTGATGCCACCTCGGTTTTGGGAGATGGCAGCAGGATGTCTAATTTTTATTGGTTTTCAGAGGAGGGCAAGGGTTGAGCAAGCATTAGAGCAGGTTCCACCTCTTCTAGTAATGCTGGCAATGGTGGGGGTGATGTTCCTGCCCATTGGCGCAGCAGTTCCTGCAACCATATCAATTGTGCTGCTTTCAGCAGTGCTGATTGCCTGCCTCAAAAAAGGAACTATGACATATCACTTTTTCACCCTTGAAAAGGTCGTTTATGTGGGTCTGATCTCTTATTCGCTATATCTATGGCACTGGTCAGTGCTTTCAATAAGTCGTTGGACTTTGGGCATTCATTGGTGGTCTGTCTTTTTGCAAGTTCCCGCCATGTTTTTTATAGCATATCTATCTCACAAGTATATTGAGAGTCCATTGCGCAAAACAAGGCATATCCAAAGCATCCAAACGGCAATAGGAGCAGCACTTTTGACAACGAGCGTGAATGCGTCTATTATTTTCCTCCTAAACCACAAGTCGGCAAATGTTTTCCAATTTGCGAACCCCCAAGTGCGACTAATTGAAAAGCGGCTTGACAATGGAAAAGTTTATAGATCATTGATTTTAAAAGATTCTGATAGTTGGCAGAAATGGGGGCAAGCAGCAGGTATCAAGAAGACCAAGGGGTGCCATAAAAGCGACTTGATAAGAGAATCAGATTTGAGCAAGTGCCTTGGAATTGACAAAAGCGATGGGTTCAAGAGCAGAATTTATGTTATAGGAGATTCTCACGCAAGTGCATATGCCCCAGGTCTAACGAACGCATTTCCAGACGCCGCGGTTAGAACTTATACAGTGGGATGGGGGTGTGCATATCTACCTAGATCTACCGCAGCACATATATCACGAATCAAGAACTTTAATTGCAATGACTACATTGCCAATATTGATACCTTCGTTTCCAATGATATACGCCCTAAAGATATGGTCGTATTGAGCATGGACTGGAGGGATGGAGCAGGGAAGAAGAATTCTCCTGGGTTGGGAAATGCTGTTGCATCTCTTGCTGAGCGCATTGTGTCGCAAGGAGCATATTTTATTCTTTTAGATGATGTTCCTGCGCTTGGAGATCCGTTACTTTGTCAGAAAACATGGTATAGACCCTCCCCCCTATCTTCATGCGTAAAGACAATCAGAGAAGTGGCAACAGATCAGTCATCACTTGATGCGATTGGGCGAATGATAACTTCCGCCAGTCAGACCAACACAAAGTATATAAATTTAAGGCAAGAATTCTGCGATAAGAGGGGCATTTGCTCGATTTATCTTGATGGAGTTCAGATTTTTCGCGACGATGGGCATATTACTGAAAACGCAGCAGTTCGGTATGCTTCCAAAGTGCTGAAGAGCGAATTGGCATCTTTAATGCGGTAA
- a CDS encoding lipid-A-disaccharide synthase-related protein, with protein sequence MPGRLLVLSNGHGEDLIALRVLQALHGRRPELEIAVMPLVGEGGAFAAAEAAGVLRRVGPRRHLPSGGFSNQSLRGLLADLWAGVLTLSWRQWRLVRRWGRRGDPVLAVGDLLPLLLAWGSGAPYGFIGTPKSDYTWASGPGSAGLAALYHRCKGSEWDPWEWALMAVRRCRLVAMRDRLTARGLRRHGVQALAPGNPMMDGLRAEVLPEELSSCRRLLLLGGSRMPEALGNLRRLLEALALLQEQDPLLVLAPCGSRPAPEEWAPLLGGLGFEPAAAPPSLRAAAAWRRGPVLLAVGPGRFAAWAGCAEIGLAAAGTATEQLVGLGVPALSLPGPGPQFKLGFAQRQSRLLGGSVEVCRTAEALAMRLALLLHDPPQRDALGRIGRRRMGAAGGSEALARLLEQRLLEPAAGQAG encoded by the coding sequence ATGCCCGGCCGTTTGCTGGTGCTGAGCAACGGCCATGGGGAAGACCTCATCGCTCTGCGGGTGCTTCAGGCCCTTCATGGCCGCCGGCCCGAGTTGGAGATTGCGGTGATGCCCTTGGTGGGCGAGGGCGGAGCCTTCGCCGCCGCCGAGGCGGCCGGGGTGCTGCGCCGGGTGGGCCCGCGCCGCCACCTCCCCAGTGGTGGTTTCAGCAATCAGAGCCTGCGGGGCCTGCTGGCTGATCTCTGGGCTGGCGTGCTGACCCTGAGCTGGCGCCAATGGCGCTTGGTGCGCCGCTGGGGGCGCCGCGGTGATCCGGTGCTGGCCGTGGGGGATCTGTTGCCGCTGCTGCTCGCCTGGGGCAGCGGCGCTCCCTATGGCTTCATCGGCACGCCCAAGAGCGATTACACCTGGGCCAGCGGTCCGGGTTCGGCGGGGCTGGCGGCTCTTTATCACCGCTGCAAGGGCAGCGAGTGGGATCCCTGGGAATGGGCCTTGATGGCGGTGCGCCGCTGCCGCCTGGTGGCCATGCGCGATCGCCTCACCGCTCGCGGCCTGCGGCGGCACGGGGTGCAGGCGCTGGCGCCCGGCAACCCGATGATGGACGGCTTGCGGGCTGAAGTTCTCCCCGAGGAGCTGAGCAGTTGCCGGCGTCTGTTGTTGTTGGGGGGCAGCCGCATGCCCGAGGCCTTGGGCAATCTGCGCCGGTTGCTGGAAGCCTTGGCGCTGCTTCAGGAGCAGGATCCCCTGTTGGTGCTGGCTCCCTGCGGCTCCAGGCCGGCCCCCGAGGAATGGGCGCCGCTGCTGGGCGGCCTGGGGTTTGAGCCGGCGGCTGCGCCACCGTCATTGCGGGCGGCGGCGGCTTGGCGGCGGGGCCCTGTGCTGCTGGCGGTGGGGCCCGGGCGATTTGCGGCCTGGGCCGGCTGCGCAGAGATCGGCTTGGCAGCCGCCGGTACGGCCACCGAACAATTGGTAGGGCTGGGCGTGCCGGCTCTGTCGCTGCCGGGGCCCGGCCCCCAGTTCAAGCTGGGGTTTGCCCAGCGCCAGAGCCGCCTGCTCGGGGGCTCGGTGGAGGTGTGCCGCACGGCGGAGGCGTTGGCCATGCGCCTGGCGCTGTTGCTGCACGATCCACCGCAGCGGGATGCCCTGGGCCGGATCGGCAGGCGCCGGATGGGCGCAGCCGGCGGCAGTGAAGCGCTGGCACGGCTGCTGGAGCAGCGCCTGCTCGAGCCGGCTGCAGGCCAGGCGGGATGA
- a CDS encoding ribonuclease D, producing MAQAPASTLTSPQSSGPVAPAAGSNPARFAVLDGDLTPEWHELLGRSSALAVDTEAMGLVHGRDRLCLVQISDDQDNVCCIRILRGQSEAPLLKQLMEHSGIVKVFHFARFDVAALGEGLGIAVNPLFCTKVASRLARTYTNRHGLKELVSELCGVELDKGAQSSDWGRVEELSETQLAYAANDVRYLLPARERLTQMLEREERLDLAQRSFQCIPVIAELDRGRFGAIFEHRS from the coding sequence ATGGCCCAAGCTCCTGCCTCCACCTTGACCAGCCCCCAATCCAGCGGTCCCGTTGCACCGGCCGCCGGCTCTAACCCGGCCCGCTTCGCCGTGCTCGATGGCGATCTCACGCCGGAATGGCATGAGCTGCTCGGCCGCTCCAGCGCCCTGGCGGTGGACACCGAAGCCATGGGCCTCGTGCATGGCCGTGATCGCCTCTGCCTGGTGCAGATCAGCGACGATCAGGACAACGTGTGCTGCATCCGCATCCTGCGGGGCCAGAGCGAAGCCCCACTGCTCAAGCAGCTGATGGAGCACTCGGGCATCGTGAAGGTGTTCCACTTCGCCCGCTTCGATGTGGCAGCCCTGGGCGAGGGCCTCGGCATCGCCGTGAATCCACTGTTTTGCACCAAGGTGGCCAGCCGCCTGGCGCGCACTTATACCAACCGCCATGGCCTCAAAGAGCTGGTGAGCGAGCTCTGCGGGGTGGAGCTCGACAAGGGCGCCCAGAGCAGCGACTGGGGCCGCGTGGAAGAACTCAGCGAGACACAACTGGCCTATGCCGCCAACGACGTGCGCTACTTGCTGCCCGCCCGGGAACGGCTGACCCAAATGCTCGAGCGCGAAGAGCGCCTGGATCTGGCGCAGCGCAGCTTCCAGTGCATCCCGGTGATTGCCGAGCTCGATCGCGGCCGCTTCGGGGCGATTTTCGAGCACCGCAGCTGA
- a CDS encoding PadR family transcriptional regulator encodes MRSPRPSGPSGLGAIRAFFEQPPIQHLGLELAVCWILECLLERDSYPTALMHDLSDAHPKLRLSETVLQQSIHFLDHEGAISSYSQRCPSRGRPRRMLHLLDEHRDAAQELMTPWRHWLEENEAHLHGGAHAPSSGFHPAAHPAPGCRPGVLPAGRQ; translated from the coding sequence ATGCGATCCCCCCGCCCCTCGGGGCCCTCGGGTCTTGGAGCGATCCGAGCCTTTTTTGAGCAGCCCCCCATTCAGCATCTGGGGCTGGAGTTGGCTGTCTGCTGGATCCTCGAGTGCTTGCTTGAGCGCGACAGCTACCCCACCGCGCTGATGCACGACCTCAGCGATGCGCATCCCAAGTTGAGGCTGTCGGAAACGGTGCTGCAGCAGTCGATCCACTTTCTCGATCACGAGGGGGCGATCAGCAGCTACAGCCAGCGCTGCCCCAGCCGAGGCCGGCCGCGGCGCATGCTGCACCTGTTGGATGAGCACCGCGATGCGGCCCAGGAGCTGATGACGCCATGGCGGCACTGGCTTGAGGAGAATGAAGCCCATCTGCACGGCGGCGCGCATGCCCCCAGCTCTGGGTTCCACCCTGCTGCTCACCCTGCTCCTGGCTGTCGGCCTGGTGTTCTTCCTGCGGGCCGCCAGTAA
- a CDS encoding cofactor assembly of complex C subunit B, whose product MPPALGSTLLLTLLLAVGLVFFLRAASKDRTTVVEVRSSRPPLEVLPVMADWLKQRGWLEQESNPERRLLRFRGEVQASGGLAVLLSLLGGVGAGCLGLVLRQLIPPLHWWPLLLIGLGPLAGVLYRRRAARAEVVELRLISHDQATGSALRLRAHRDELIALEQELGPQLGLFSDGNLLSSPI is encoded by the coding sequence ATGCCCCCAGCTCTGGGTTCCACCCTGCTGCTCACCCTGCTCCTGGCTGTCGGCCTGGTGTTCTTCCTGCGGGCCGCCAGTAAAGACCGCACCACCGTGGTGGAGGTGCGCTCCTCCCGGCCGCCCCTCGAAGTGCTGCCCGTGATGGCCGACTGGCTCAAGCAGCGCGGTTGGCTGGAGCAGGAGAGCAACCCGGAGCGGCGCCTGCTGCGCTTCCGCGGCGAGGTGCAGGCCAGTGGCGGCCTGGCGGTGCTGCTCTCGCTGCTGGGGGGTGTGGGGGCCGGTTGCCTGGGGCTGGTGCTGCGCCAACTGATTCCGCCGTTGCACTGGTGGCCGCTGCTGCTGATCGGTCTGGGACCCCTCGCCGGGGTGCTGTATCGCCGCCGCGCCGCCCGCGCCGAAGTGGTGGAGCTGCGCCTGATCAGCCATGACCAGGCCACCGGCAGCGCCCTGCGCCTGCGTGCCCACCGTGATGAGCTGATTGCGCTGGAGCAGGAATTGGGGCCGCAGCTGGGTCTGTTCAGCGATGGGAATCTGCTGAGCTCCCCGATCTGA
- the hemF gene encoding oxygen-dependent coproporphyrinogen oxidase: protein MLKGLLSRAKAKLGSAPAPALEAPPADSRQRAKALLMGLQDSICAGLEQLDGTGRFAEESWVRPEGGGGRSRVMKGGRVFEQGGVNFSEVEGSELPPSILSQRPEAKGHRWFATGTSMVLHPRNPYIPTVHLNYRYFEAGPVWWFGGGADLTPYYPFLEDAKHFHSTLKGACDSVNPSFYEVFKPWCDEYFYLKHRDETRGVGGIFYDYQDPRGVLYKGQNPAGPAAAAGQRVGAQPQSWEQLFALASACGNAFLPSYAPIAEKRQHTPYGERERQFQLYRRGRYVEFNLVFDRGTIFGLQTNGRTESILMSLPPLVRWEYGYQPEAGSREALLTDLFTKPQNWLGDDSLIARCQPHGAVN, encoded by the coding sequence ATGTTGAAGGGCCTGCTGTCGCGAGCCAAAGCCAAGCTGGGCAGCGCCCCCGCCCCGGCACTGGAGGCCCCACCGGCCGATTCACGTCAGCGGGCCAAGGCGCTGCTGATGGGCCTGCAGGATTCGATCTGCGCCGGGCTGGAGCAACTCGATGGCACCGGCCGCTTTGCCGAAGAAAGCTGGGTGAGGCCCGAGGGCGGCGGCGGTCGCTCGCGGGTGATGAAGGGCGGCCGCGTGTTCGAGCAGGGCGGCGTGAACTTCTCGGAGGTGGAGGGCAGCGAACTACCTCCCTCGATCCTGAGTCAACGCCCGGAGGCCAAGGGCCATCGCTGGTTTGCCACCGGCACCTCGATGGTGCTGCACCCCCGCAACCCCTACATCCCCACCGTTCATCTCAACTACCGCTATTTCGAAGCAGGCCCGGTGTGGTGGTTCGGCGGCGGCGCCGACCTCACTCCTTATTACCCCTTCTTAGAAGACGCCAAGCACTTCCACAGCACCCTCAAGGGCGCCTGCGACAGCGTGAACCCCTCTTTTTATGAGGTGTTCAAACCGTGGTGCGACGAATACTTCTATCTGAAGCACCGCGATGAAACCCGCGGTGTAGGCGGCATCTTCTACGACTATCAAGACCCCCGCGGCGTGCTCTACAAGGGCCAGAACCCCGCCGGGCCCGCCGCCGCTGCCGGCCAGCGGGTGGGCGCCCAACCCCAGAGCTGGGAGCAGCTGTTCGCCCTGGCCAGCGCCTGCGGCAACGCGTTCCTGCCCAGTTATGCGCCCATCGCCGAGAAGCGCCAGCACACCCCCTACGGCGAACGGGAACGGCAATTCCAGCTGTATCGCCGCGGCCGCTATGTGGAGTTCAACCTGGTGTTCGATCGGGGCACGATCTTCGGCCTGCAGACCAATGGCCGCACCGAATCCATCCTGATGTCGCTGCCGCCGCTGGTGCGCTGGGAATACGGCTACCAGCCCGAGGCCGGCAGCCGCGAGGCGCTGCTCACCGATCTCTTCACCAAGCCCCAGAACTGGCTGGGCGACGACTCACTGATCGCCCGCTGCCAGCCCCACGGCGCTGTGAACTGA
- a CDS encoding Mrp/NBP35 family ATP-binding protein: protein MASADQALAQALAALESLTDAGSGRSLLELEWIQQVRVQTNRVVFRLALPGYANAQRERIAADARGALLQLGGIEDVQIELAPPPAPAAAPHQQAPIGAAGHGGGGPERQPIPGVKQVIAVSSGKGGVGKSTVAVNLACALAASGLKVGLLDADIYGPNAPTMLGVADQTPQVQGSGNAQILTPLESCGIAMVSMGLLIDAHQPVIWRGPMLNGIIRQFLYQVEWGERDVLVVDLPPGTGDAQLSLAQAVPMAGVIIVTTPQMVSLQDARRGLAMFQQLGVPVLGVVENMTAFIPPDAPEKRYELFGAGGGAQLAQESEVPLLAQLPMELAVVQGGDGGRPAVLSAPESLTAQAFRDLAARLLPLAAAA from the coding sequence ATGGCCAGCGCAGATCAGGCCTTAGCCCAGGCCCTCGCCGCCCTCGAGTCCCTCACCGACGCCGGCAGCGGCCGCAGCCTGTTGGAGCTGGAGTGGATTCAGCAGGTGCGCGTGCAGACCAACCGGGTGGTGTTCCGCCTGGCCCTGCCGGGGTATGCCAATGCCCAGCGTGAGCGCATTGCCGCCGACGCCCGCGGTGCCCTGCTGCAGTTGGGCGGTATTGAGGATGTGCAGATCGAGCTGGCACCGCCCCCGGCGCCGGCGGCTGCCCCCCATCAGCAGGCTCCGATCGGTGCCGCGGGCCATGGCGGCGGCGGGCCTGAGCGCCAGCCCATCCCCGGGGTGAAGCAAGTGATTGCCGTGAGCAGCGGCAAAGGTGGCGTGGGCAAGAGCACCGTGGCCGTCAACCTGGCCTGTGCCCTGGCGGCCTCTGGCCTCAAGGTGGGATTGCTCGATGCCGATATCTATGGCCCCAACGCCCCCACGATGTTGGGGGTGGCGGATCAGACGCCCCAGGTGCAGGGCAGCGGCAACGCCCAGATCCTTACGCCCCTGGAGAGCTGTGGCATCGCCATGGTGTCGATGGGGCTGTTGATTGATGCCCATCAGCCGGTGATCTGGCGTGGGCCGATGCTCAACGGCATCATTCGCCAGTTCCTCTATCAGGTGGAGTGGGGTGAGCGCGACGTGCTCGTGGTGGATCTGCCACCGGGTACTGGCGATGCCCAGCTCAGCCTGGCCCAGGCGGTGCCCATGGCAGGCGTGATCATCGTCACCACGCCGCAGATGGTGTCGCTGCAGGATGCGCGCCGCGGCCTGGCGATGTTCCAGCAGCTGGGGGTGCCGGTGCTGGGGGTGGTGGAAAACATGACCGCCTTCATTCCGCCCGACGCGCCAGAGAAGCGCTACGAGCTGTTCGGTGCCGGTGGCGGCGCCCAATTGGCGCAAGAGAGCGAGGTGCCCCTTCTGGCCCAACTGCCGATGGAGCTGGCGGTGGTGCAGGGGGGAGATGGCGGCCGCCCGGCGGTGCTGAGTGCCCCGGAATCGCTCACGGCTCAGGCCTTCCGTGATCTGGCAGCACGCCTGCTGCCCTTGGCGGCCGCCGCATGA
- the rodA gene encoding rod shape-determining protein RodA, which produces MTLLGFWGRRRSALFAAGGGRRRRWVDRVDKLLWWIPLAMIFVSGILIASTQRQADYADWYQHWVTAAVGLAIALGLARVPVESITRWPWVIYGVTVASLIAVRVVGVSALGAQSWINIAGFNVQPSEFAKIGAILLLARVLSRHPVERPVDLVRPVAIISFPWLLVLVQPDLGTSLVFGAVLLVMMFWSGMPGSWVVLFLSPVITAIVAGVFPWLLLAWIPAMGLVAWKSLPWKRVGLSLVLAVQGVFAVATPWLWNNFLQPHQRDRLTLFLDPNKDPLGGGYHLLQSTVGIGSGGVFGTGLLQGHLTLLRFIPEQHTDFIFSALGEELGFVGSVLAVLGFVFWIWRLLQIAGKARSDVESLVVVGVGAMVMFQVVVNINMTIGLGPITGIPLPWLSYGRSAMLVNFIALGLCASVARRGGQGLPRW; this is translated from the coding sequence ATGACCCTGCTGGGGTTCTGGGGCCGGCGCCGCAGCGCCCTCTTCGCCGCCGGTGGTGGGCGCCGGCGCCGCTGGGTGGATCGCGTCGACAAGCTGCTGTGGTGGATCCCCCTGGCGATGATCTTCGTGTCGGGGATCCTGATCGCCAGCACCCAGCGCCAGGCGGATTACGCCGATTGGTACCAGCACTGGGTCACCGCAGCGGTGGGGTTGGCTATCGCGCTGGGCCTGGCGCGCGTGCCCGTGGAGAGCATCACCCGCTGGCCCTGGGTGATCTATGGCGTCACCGTGGCCAGCTTGATTGCGGTGCGGGTGGTGGGGGTGAGTGCCCTCGGCGCCCAGAGCTGGATCAATATCGCTGGCTTCAATGTGCAGCCCTCAGAGTTCGCCAAGATCGGCGCCATCCTGCTGCTGGCTCGGGTGCTCTCGCGCCATCCGGTGGAGCGCCCGGTGGATCTGGTGCGCCCGGTGGCGATCATCAGCTTTCCCTGGCTGCTGGTGCTGGTGCAGCCCGATCTGGGCACCTCGCTGGTGTTTGGTGCGGTGCTGCTGGTGATGATGTTCTGGTCGGGGATGCCGGGCAGCTGGGTGGTGCTGTTCCTCTCGCCGGTGATCACGGCGATCGTGGCGGGGGTGTTCCCCTGGTTGCTGCTGGCCTGGATTCCGGCGATGGGGCTTGTGGCCTGGAAGAGCCTGCCCTGGAAGCGGGTGGGGCTCTCGCTGGTGCTGGCGGTGCAAGGGGTGTTTGCGGTGGCCACTCCCTGGCTGTGGAACAACTTCCTGCAGCCCCACCAACGCGATCGCCTCACCCTGTTCCTTGATCCCAATAAGGATCCCCTTGGCGGTGGCTATCACCTGCTGCAGAGCACCGTGGGCATCGGCTCTGGTGGTGTGTTCGGCACCGGGCTGTTGCAGGGGCATCTCACGCTGCTGCGGTTCATCCCGGAGCAGCACACCGATTTCATCTTCAGCGCCCTAGGCGAGGAGCTGGGGTTTGTGGGCTCGGTGCTGGCGGTGCTCGGGTTTGTGTTTTGGATCTGGCGTTTGCTGCAGATCGCCGGCAAAGCCCGCAGCGATGTGGAGTCGCTGGTGGTGGTGGGCGTTGGCGCGATGGTGATGTTTCAAGTGGTGGTGAACATCAACATGACCATTGGCCTGGGCCCGATCACCGGCATTCCCCTGCCCTGGTTGAGCTACGGCCGCTCGGCGATGTTGGTGAACTTCATTGCCCTTGGCCTGTGCGCATCGGTGGCCCGCCGCGGCGGCCAGGGGCTGCCCCGCTGGTGA
- a CDS encoding sensor histidine kinase, producing the protein MSVSEPVSLARLRERLAEGVPPGCSDDDSVRRQWWAALATLQSDFLLPLGAQQGVWLASPLPALHEPALLQQLQGWVWAPAELGDLLQAGSPLLPPGVSQAPARSVGGFQRQPLLESDGTDPLLLVLTPRLQVAMALLGDSGQRRLVVRFDPPTLSAALSLLDERLQHSDPEQGQRLRQAIQGLGPLQSDEHLAQRFWPRLAERLAAMAPSLTLQPLVHRSSAADAGATTGPSSELALLEALTHEVRTPLATIRTLIRSLLRRSDLPALVRQRLQQIDGECSEQIDRFGLIFLAAELQRQPGSAEPPQALARTDLARLLEQLEPVWRQQLLRRSLAIELRCSPELPPVLSDPARLETVLGGLVDRFSRGLPSGAVVRLSLQPAGARLKLRFSASEAALVESGEAAAAERVGPVLSWNPGTGSLQLSRQATQRLFHSLGGRLAERAGNDLTVFFPVAQA; encoded by the coding sequence GTGAGCGTTTCAGAGCCCGTGAGCCTTGCGCGGCTGCGGGAGCGGCTGGCGGAGGGGGTGCCGCCCGGCTGCAGTGACGACGACAGCGTGCGCCGCCAGTGGTGGGCGGCGCTGGCCACCCTTCAGTCGGATTTTTTGCTGCCCCTGGGGGCGCAGCAAGGGGTGTGGCTCGCCTCACCGCTGCCTGCTCTGCATGAGCCGGCTCTGCTGCAGCAGCTGCAGGGTTGGGTGTGGGCGCCGGCAGAGCTTGGGGATTTGCTGCAGGCGGGTTCACCGCTGTTGCCGCCGGGGGTGAGCCAGGCACCGGCACGGTCGGTTGGTGGGTTCCAGCGCCAGCCGCTGCTCGAGAGCGATGGCACCGATCCGCTGCTACTCGTGCTCACCCCGCGCCTGCAGGTGGCCATGGCACTCCTGGGCGACAGCGGCCAGCGCCGACTGGTGGTGCGCTTTGACCCGCCCACGCTCTCGGCGGCCCTGAGTTTGCTGGATGAGCGGTTGCAGCACAGCGATCCTGAGCAGGGGCAGCGGCTGCGCCAGGCGATTCAGGGCCTGGGGCCCTTGCAGAGCGATGAGCATCTGGCCCAGCGTTTCTGGCCGCGGCTGGCGGAGCGGCTGGCGGCCATGGCCCCGAGCCTCACCCTGCAGCCCCTGGTGCACCGCAGCAGCGCCGCCGATGCCGGCGCCACCACGGGCCCCAGCAGCGAGCTGGCGCTACTGGAAGCCCTCACCCATGAGGTGCGCACCCCGCTGGCCACGATCCGCACCCTGATTCGGTCGTTGCTGCGCCGCAGCGACCTACCGGCTCTGGTGCGCCAGCGCCTGCAGCAGATCGATGGGGAATGCAGTGAACAGATCGATCGGTTCGGTTTGATTTTTCTGGCGGCCGAGCTGCAGCGCCAGCCGGGCAGCGCTGAACCGCCCCAGGCGCTCGCACGCACCGATCTGGCCCGGTTGCTGGAGCAGCTGGAGCCGGTTTGGCGCCAGCAGCTGCTGCGCCGCAGCCTCGCGATTGAGTTGCGCTGCAGCCCGGAGTTGCCGCCGGTGCTCAGCGATCCGGCTCGGCTCGAAACCGTGCTCGGCGGTCTGGTGGATCGCTTCAGCCGTGGCTTGCCCTCAGGGGCGGTGGTGCGCCTGAGCCTGCAGCCCGCCGGTGCCCGCCTGAAGCTGCGCTTCAGCGCCAGTGAAGCGGCGTTGGTGGAGTCCGGCGAGGCGGCGGCGGCAGAGCGGGTGGGGCCGGTTTTGAGCTGGAATCCGGGCACCGGCAGCCTGCAGCTCAGCCGTCAGGCCACCCAGCGGCTGTTCCACAGCCTGGGGGGGCGGCTGGCGGAGCGAGCCGGCAACGATCTCACCGTGTTTTTCCCGGTGGCACAGGCCTGA